One window of Corynebacterium sp. P3-F1 genomic DNA carries:
- a CDS encoding succinic semialdehyde dehydrogenase: protein MTTQLNQDNSTKTIKNPADGSIVGTTNYHSADTARQFIERARAKQPEWAATPVKERKRIMLRYHDLVLKHQAELLDLIQDENGKNRRSAFEEVLDSALTARHYAYRAGKVLTNNRAKVALPIATKTHVEHAPVGVVGIIAPWNYPLVLALSDAIPAILAGNTVVLKPDSSTPLTALRAAELFAEAGLPKDVLNVVPGSGREVGQLLVEEADYLMFTGSSATGAKLAAQAGERLIGFSGELGGKNPLIVTADADVEKIVSGVRHACFSNTGQLCISIERMYVHRDVADRFIPAFVRCVEKMRIGGGHDWNIDMGSLINEDQADTVAEFVEDAVSKGATIATGGKRLANLGPAFYAPTVLLNVPEDAKLYREEVFGPVVYIEVVDSHEEAIAKANDTEYGLNASVFGKPSTAHKIASQLQAGTVNINEGYGAGWSSIGAPMGGWKRSGVGRRHGDGGLLKYTESRTVAEQRLVPIAGPDGIAPEKWAQALTFALKYGRDLMR from the coding sequence ATGACGACGCAGCTCAACCAGGATAATTCCACGAAAACCATCAAAAACCCCGCTGACGGCAGCATCGTCGGCACCACCAACTACCACTCCGCAGACACCGCCCGGCAGTTCATTGAGCGCGCCCGCGCCAAGCAACCCGAATGGGCCGCCACACCGGTCAAAGAGCGCAAGAGGATCATGCTGCGCTACCACGACCTCGTGCTCAAACACCAGGCCGAGCTGCTCGACCTCATCCAGGACGAAAACGGCAAGAACCGCCGCTCCGCCTTCGAAGAAGTTCTGGACAGCGCCCTGACCGCACGCCACTATGCGTACCGCGCAGGGAAAGTGCTGACGAACAACCGGGCCAAGGTCGCCCTGCCGATCGCCACCAAGACTCACGTCGAGCACGCCCCCGTCGGCGTCGTGGGCATCATCGCGCCCTGGAACTACCCGCTCGTGCTCGCGCTTTCCGACGCCATCCCCGCCATCCTCGCCGGCAACACCGTGGTGCTCAAACCCGACTCCTCCACCCCGCTCACCGCGCTGCGCGCCGCAGAACTCTTTGCTGAAGCCGGCCTGCCGAAGGACGTGCTCAATGTCGTACCCGGCTCCGGCCGCGAAGTAGGTCAGCTCCTCGTCGAGGAGGCCGACTACCTAATGTTCACCGGATCCTCCGCCACCGGCGCAAAGCTCGCCGCACAAGCCGGCGAACGGCTCATCGGCTTCTCCGGTGAGCTCGGCGGCAAAAACCCGCTCATTGTCACCGCAGATGCTGACGTGGAAAAGATCGTCAGCGGTGTCCGCCACGCCTGCTTCTCCAACACCGGCCAGCTGTGCATCTCCATTGAACGCATGTACGTCCACCGCGATGTCGCTGACCGTTTCATCCCGGCGTTCGTCCGATGTGTGGAAAAGATGCGCATCGGCGGCGGCCACGACTGGAATATCGACATGGGCTCCCTCATCAACGAAGACCAAGCAGACACCGTCGCGGAATTCGTCGAGGACGCAGTGAGCAAAGGCGCGACCATCGCCACCGGCGGCAAGCGCCTGGCCAACCTCGGCCCCGCCTTCTACGCTCCGACCGTGCTGCTCAACGTCCCCGAAGACGCCAAGCTGTACCGCGAAGAAGTCTTCGGCCCGGTCGTCTACATCGAAGTCGTCGACTCGCACGAAGAAGCCATCGCCAAGGCCAACGACACCGAATACGGACTCAACGCCTCCGTCTTCGGCAAGCCGTCCACCGCGCACAAGATCGCGTCACAGCTCCAGGCGGGAACTGTGAACATCAACGAGGGGTACGGCGCCGGATGGTCCTCGATCGGTGCACCCATGGGCGGCTGGAAGCGCTCCGGTGTCGGTCGCCGCCACGGCGACGGCGGGCTGCTCAAGTACACCGAGTCCCGCACTGTTGCCGAGCAGCGACTTGTCCCGATTGCCGGCCCCGATGGCATCGCCCCCGAAAAGTGGGCGCAGGCACTCACCTTTGCGCTCAAGTACGGCCGCGACCTGATGCGCTAA
- a CDS encoding M20/M25/M40 family metallo-hydrolase, which translates to MAHEGSLEGTTVDLLKKLIRNACVNDLTADSGQEVRNADTLEEFFADTSVKIRRFEPHPGRVSVAFTVPGSDPSAEPLTLLGHTDVVPVDEDKWTQQPFAAETVEAADGARIYGRGATDMLFITAAMAAVTREVAVAAEESGTPPRGTLTFVACADEEARGGLGAGWIAENEPEAFSWRNCLSETGGSHIPVQGVGNAGDTGSAGDTDSADGAGAKDAIVVVVGEKGAAQRRITIHGDAGHGSAPYGRELTVGLIGEVARRLSAIEPDVVSDDLWQGYIRSFRFDPATEAALIAGENYEALGPLARYSHAMSHLTVAPTVLHAGGAINVLPSTAYIELDIRPLPGQGQGDVDKLLLEALGDLAERVDIEHLITEDATVSPASGPLYDAITATLHEFFPDAEIVPTIAAGGSDLRFGRRLGGVGYGFALHATGRSFGEVLDQLHSHDEFVHVEDVELTARAYRSLVRRFLGI; encoded by the coding sequence ATGGCGCATGAAGGAAGTCTCGAAGGAACCACCGTCGATCTGCTGAAGAAGCTGATCCGCAACGCGTGCGTCAACGACCTCACCGCGGACTCCGGCCAGGAAGTGCGCAACGCGGACACGCTCGAGGAGTTCTTCGCGGACACCTCCGTAAAGATCCGGCGTTTCGAGCCCCATCCCGGCCGCGTCTCGGTCGCCTTCACGGTCCCGGGCAGTGACCCGTCAGCTGAGCCGTTGACACTGCTCGGCCACACCGACGTCGTTCCTGTGGACGAAGACAAGTGGACGCAACAACCCTTCGCCGCCGAGACCGTTGAGGCAGCTGACGGTGCCCGCATTTACGGCCGCGGCGCCACCGACATGCTCTTCATCACCGCCGCGATGGCAGCAGTCACTCGGGAAGTCGCCGTGGCTGCCGAGGAGTCCGGCACCCCGCCCCGCGGCACCCTCACCTTCGTCGCCTGCGCAGACGAGGAAGCTCGCGGAGGTTTGGGCGCCGGGTGGATTGCCGAAAACGAGCCCGAGGCCTTCAGCTGGCGCAATTGCCTCTCTGAGACTGGAGGATCCCACATCCCCGTGCAGGGTGTGGGCAACGCAGGTGACACGGGGAGTGCAGGTGACACAGACAGCGCGGACGGCGCGGGTGCGAAAGATGCGATCGTAGTAGTCGTCGGTGAGAAAGGAGCAGCCCAGCGCCGCATCACTATTCACGGCGACGCCGGCCACGGATCCGCGCCCTACGGACGGGAGCTCACCGTCGGACTGATCGGGGAAGTCGCGCGCCGCTTGAGCGCCATTGAACCGGATGTCGTCTCCGACGACCTGTGGCAGGGCTACATCCGGTCCTTCCGCTTCGACCCGGCAACGGAGGCGGCACTCATTGCGGGAGAGAACTACGAGGCGCTCGGCCCCCTTGCGCGCTATTCGCACGCCATGAGCCACCTCACCGTCGCACCGACAGTGTTGCATGCCGGCGGTGCGATCAACGTGCTGCCGTCCACCGCCTACATTGAGCTGGATATTAGGCCGTTGCCGGGGCAGGGGCAGGGGGATGTCGATAAGCTGCTGCTTGAAGCTCTCGGCGACTTGGCCGAACGCGTCGACATCGAACACCTCATCACCGAAGACGCGACCGTTTCGCCTGCGTCCGGGCCGCTCTACGACGCCATCACCGCCACCCTCCACGAGTTCTTCCCCGACGCCGAGATCGTGCCCACCATCGCAGCCGGCGGCTCCGACCTCCGCTTCGGGCGAAGGCTCGGCGGAGTCGGCTACGGCTTCGCCCTCCACGCCACGGGGCGCAGCTTCGGCGAGGTGCTCGACCAACTCCACTCCCACGACGAATTCGTCCACGTCGAAGACGTCGAACTCACCGCCCGCGCGTACCGCAGCCTTGTGCGCCGTTTCCTTGGTATTTGA